Proteins encoded within one genomic window of Marasmius oreades isolate 03SP1 chromosome 4, whole genome shotgun sequence:
- a CDS encoding putative NRPS-like protein biosynthetic cluster (antiSMASH:Cluster_4.1): MPAIVYKARSTTELIALRAREQPDDPAVYTGIPEPDDIIRLRSISYSDLLRAVDRLAWHYSFLGLGVQLSSRESTIPPPQTIACLVTSAIDETLLEFALCKLGLTPLLLSVNNSVPAVAHLCKLTKSAHLIFSPKFTEEAKEVQSSLATEGYELEIIEDKRFPLWGPEGIASATVKAFQAPLTPEQEANRPAVVLHSSGSTGFPKPCYITHYGLIANVAINQNKIGFSTLPVFHGYGHFALFRCIYPGRPITLFPPHLPLTSANICAIHKVSPPARQCFAVPYVIKLLGETEDGIRTLSTFDVVSFAGAPLPEDLGDRLTAAGINLLSIYGTTETGTLMNSERDFANDKDWNWVRPTPLSKQFIKFEPQGNDTFEVVVLDGYPPKIQSNRTDNSFATKDLFKRHPQREDQYCYMGRLDDTLVHILGEKTNPVPMELCIRGNSPYVAEAIVFGAGKPQTGVLILPSELGRDSSKYTLMEEIWPVVELANAEAPSHSRILPEMVGFLPYGTHVPVATKMSILRPACYAMFKDLIESIYTRFEQGSDDTRKIEITSKEALEEYLLDTIKRAVGPSKAPKLTMDVDLFAFGVDSLQATRVRHSVQKELDLGGVILGQNVVYEHPSLKKLVEYILSLKFGTAHNATPHQVKMFTLLEKYADKLQSRKVQNAPSRPVNARVVVLTGATGSLGAHILRQLVSSCSVRKVICLSRASSHEESRERVRESLHLRKLPEPERSRWDSYAANPNAPHLGLTEKEHESIKNEVTDIIHNAWPVNFIVNIDSFEAHIGGALNFLNLCVESPYAEPAHFYFSSSISCRQGSPDPICKEDFPLDPSTAAGTGYAQSKWVVEKLCERAAQEAGVTVAALRIGQMVGDTVNGVWNETEAWPLLFKSANTIGVLPTLDENPQWLPVDYAGRGIAEVVLNPNPPKAAVYHVVSPDRTTSWNEILSILEALGMKFERVDSKEWVERLEKSDQDGVRNPAIKLLSFFQDRWGSGTAKKPMVFLTEETGKVAQSIESAPPLTKELIGKWVAHWRQTGFLN, from the exons ATGCCAGCTATAGTGTACAAAGCCAGATCGACGACTGAGCTCATCGCTTTACGCGCTCGTGAACAGCCGGATGATCCTGCGGTCTACACCGGCATTCCAGAACCAGACGACATTATCAGACTGAGATCCATCTC CTATTCAGATCTTCTTCGAGCTGTCGACCGTCTCGCATGGCACTATTCGTTTCTCGGTCTTGGTGTACAGCTTTCATCACGGGAGTCGACGATCCCACCTCCACAAACCATCGCTTGTCTCGTCACCTCCGCTATCGACGAGACCCTACTTGAGTTTGCCCTTTGCAAACTCGGCTTAACTCCTCTTTTACTTTCTGTGAACAACTCTGTACCTGCCGTTGCGCATCTGTGCAAGCTCACGAAATCGGCGCACCTTATTTTCAGCCCCAAGTTTACCGAGGAGGCAAAGGAAGTGCAGAGTTCGTTAGCAACAGAGGGTTATGAGCTTGAGATTATTGAAGATAAACGTTTTCCATTGTGGGGCCCTGAAGGAATCGCTAGCGCAACCGTCAAGGCATTTCAGGCGCCTCTGACTCCGGAGCAGGAAGCTAATAGGCCAGCGGTTGTCTTGCATTCTTCTGGTTCG ACGGGTTTCCCTAAACCATGCTATATCACTCATTACGGGCTAATCGCCAACGTCGCTATTAACCAGAACAAGATTGGATTCAGCACTCTACCAGTATTCCACGGATACGGACACTTTGCATT ATTCCGTTGTATATATCCTGGTCGACCGATTACACTGTTCCCGCCCCATCTACCTTTGACGTCTGCCAACATTTGCGCCATTCACAAAGTATCTCCACCTGCTAGGCAATGTTTCGCCGTCCCGTATGTTATCAAG CTCCTGGGTGAAACCGAGGACGGGATCAGAACGCTCTCGACTTTCGACGTTGTCAGCTTTGCCGGCGCTCCTTTACCT GAAGATCTTGGTGATCGGCTGACTGCCGCTGGTATAAATCTTCTGAGTATATACGGTACTACCGAG ACCGGGACCCTTATGAACTCCGAAAGAGATTTTGCAAACGACAAAGACTGGAACTGGGTTCGCCCGACCCCATTAAGCAAACAGTTTATCAAGTTTGAGCCTCAAGGAAATGACACCTTTGAAGTTGTTGTCCTAGATGGCTACCCACCCAAG ATCCAATCCAACAGAACGGACAATTCGTTCGCCACAAAGGATCTGTTCAAGCGTCATCCACAACGGGAAGATCAATATTGTTATATGGGAAGATTGGATGACACCCTTGTCCATATCCTGGGCGAGAAGACAAATCCCG TCCCGATGGAATTGTGTATTCGTGGAAACAGTCCTTATGTTGCTGAAG CCATCGTTTTTGGTGCAGGAAAACCTCAAACTGGTGTTCTCATTCTACCCTCCGAGTTGGGGAGGGATTCGTCGAAGTACACGCTTATGGAGGAAATCTGGCCCGTCGTCGAGTTGGCGAACGCAGAGGCTCCATCGCATTCGAGAATTCTTCCGGAGATGGTTGGATTCCTTCC ATACGGAACTCATGTTCCTGTCGCCACCAAGATGAGTATTCTCCGGCCGGCTTGTTACGCCATGTTCAAAGATTTGATCG AGAGCATCTATACGAGATTCGAACAAGGGTCCGACGACACCAGGAAGATCGAGATTACTTCCAAGGAAGCTTTGGAGGAATATCTTCTGGACACGATCAAGAGAGCAGTCGGGCCAAGCAAGGCACCGAAGTTGACGATGGACGTCGACCTATTCGCTTTCGGAGTTGACTCCTTGCAGGCGACGAGGGTCCGTCACTCTGTTCAGAAAGAGCTGGATCTGGGAGGTGTCATCCTTGGACAGAACGTCGTTTACGAACATCCCAGtttgaagaa GTTGGTGGAATACATCTTGTCGCTGAAGTTTGGCACCGCGCATAACGCTACTCCCCACCAAGTGAAGATGTTTACTCTACTTGAGAAGTACGCCGATAAACTTCAATCGAGGAAAGTCCAAAATGCTCCTTCTCGTCCGGTCAACGCCAGAGTTGTT GTTCTCACTGGAGCCACCGGATCCCTCGGTGCCCACATCCTCCGTCAACTTGTCTCCTCCTGTTCTGTCCGCAAGGTGATATGCCTGTCTCGTGCGTCTTCTCACGAGGAATCCCGCGAGCGTGTCAGAGAATCACTTCATTTGAGAAAGCTTCCCGAACCTGAACGAAGCCGGTGGGATTCGTATGCTGCCAACCCGAATGCACCCCATCTTGGGTTAACCGAGAAAGAACATGAGTCCATTAAAAATGAGGTTACGGATATCATCCAT AACGCGTGGCCGGTCAATTTTATCGTTAACATCGACTCGTTCGAAGCGCACATCGGAGGCGCACTGAACTTCCTCAACCTCTGTGTTGAATCTCCCTACGCCGAACCCGCCCATTTTTACTTCAGCTCCTCTATCAGCTGTCGTCAAGGCTCTCCTGATCCTATTTGCAAGGAGGATTTCCCACTGGATCCTAGCACTGCAGCCGGTACTGGATACGCGCAGAGCAAGTGGGTGGTTGAGAAACTATGTGAGAGGGCAGCACAAGAGGCTGGAGTGACTGTCGCTGCATTGAGGATAGGTCAAATGGTGGGAGACACAGTCAA CGGTGTATGGAACGAAACCGAAGCATGGCCGCTTCTTTTCAAGAGCGCGAACACTATCGGGGTGTTACCCACTCTAGACGAG AACCCACAATGGCTTCCGGTCGATTACGCAGGTCGTGGTATCGCTGAGGTCGTGCTCAACCCTAATCCACCCAAGGCTGCGGTCTACCACGTCGTCAGCCCAGATCGTACCACCAGTTGGAACGAGATTTTATCTATTCTGGAAGCCTTAGGGATGAAGTTTGAGAGAGTTGACAGTAAAGAGTGGGTGGAGAGACTTGAAAAATCGGATCAGGACGGTGTTCGAAACCCGGCTATCAAGCTTCTT TCGTTCTTCCAGGACCGATGGGGCTCAGGTACAGCTAAGAAGCCTATGGTGTTTTTGACGGAAGAGACAGGGAAGGTTGCACAGAGTATTGAAAGTGCGCCTCCGTTGACGAAGGAGTTGATCGGGAAATGGGTTGCTCATTGGAGACAGACTGGATTTTTGAATTGA
- a CDS encoding uncharacterized protein (antiSMASH:Cluster_4.1): MSLSPELTGKLVALGVILEDKGYPALKSLDFDLESPLQLEGKDPSPGAGSLLQRLNIELPQCLSPPFISGFTLLVK, translated from the exons ATGTCTCTGTCGCCTGAGCTAACGGGAAAGCTCGTTGCA TTGGGGGTCATACTCGAGGATAAAGGTTATCCCGCGCTGAAGTCTCTCGATTTCGATCTTGAGAGCCCTCTTCAATTGGAGGGGAAGGATCCCAGTCCGGGTGCGGGTTCCTTGCTTCAaagattgaatattgaattgcCGCAGTGTTTGAGTCCACCTTTCATTTCTGGTTTCACCCTTTTGGTAAAGTGA
- the HHT2_3 gene encoding histone H3 (antiSMASH:Cluster_4.1) gives MARTKQTARKSTGGKAPRKQLAAKSSARKSTAAAAGGVKKPHRFRPGTVALREIRRYQKSTELLIRKLPFQRLVREIAQDFKTDLRFQSSAVMALQEAAEAYLVSLFEDTNLAAIHAKRVTIQPKDLALARRLRGERT, from the exons ATGGCCCGAACGAAACAAACAGCTCGTAAATCTACTGGAG GAAAGGCACCTCGTAAACAATTGGCAGCCAAGTCTTCTGCTCGCAAGTCTACTGCA GCGGCTGCTGGAGGAGTGAAGAAGCCTCATCGATTCAGGCCTGGAACAGTTGCTCTTCGTGAAATCCGAAGATATCAAAAGTCGACGGAGTTGTTGATTAGAAAGCTTCCTTTCCAACGACTTGTTCGTGAAATTGCCCAAGACTTCAAG ACTGATTTGCGATTCCAATCGTCTGCTGTTATGGCTCTTCAAGAAGCTGCTGAGGCGTATCTTGTCTCGCTGTTTGAAGATACGAATTTGGCAGCTATTCATGCGAAGCGTGTTACTATTCAACCCAAGGATCTTGCCCTTGCTCGTCGGTTACGTGGGGAGAGGACATAG
- a CDS encoding uncharacterized protein (antiSMASH:Cluster_4.1): MTFDLHDEVSYVDYLLHSPLQGQERPSMSLSPELTGKLVALGVILEDKGYPALKSLDFDLESPLQLEGKDPSPGAGSLLQRLNIELPQCLSPPFISGFTLLVK, from the exons ATGACTTTCGATCTCCATGACGAGGTCAGTTATGTGGATTACTTGCTACATTCCCCTCTCCAGGGCCAGGAACGTCCGTCGATGTCTCTGTCGCCTGAGCTAACGGGAAAGCTCGTTGCA TTGGGGGTCATACTCGAGGATAAAGGTTATCCCGCGCTGAAGTCTCTCGATTTCGATCTTGAGAGCCCTCTTCAATTGGAGGGGAAGGATCCCAGTCCGGGTGCGGGTTCCTTGCTTCAaagattgaatattgaattgcCGCAGTGTTTGAGTCCACCTTTCATTTCTGGTTTCACCCTTTTGGTAAAGTGA
- a CDS encoding putative NRPS-like protein biosynthetic cluster, variant 2 (antiSMASH:Cluster_4.1), whose protein sequence is MPAIVYKARSTTELIALRAREQPDDPAVYTGIPEPDDIIRLRSISYSDLLRAVDRLAWHYSFLGLGVQLSSRESTIPPPQTIACLVTSAIDETLLEFALCKLGLTPLLLSVNNSVPAVAHLCKLTKSAHLIFSPKFTEEAKEVQSSLATEGYELEIIEDKRFPLWGPEGIASATVKAFQAPLTPEQEANRPAVVLHSSGSTGFPKPCYITHYGLIANVAINQNKIGFSTLPVFHGYGHFALFRCIYPGRPITLFPPHLPLTSANICAIHKVSPPARQCFAVPYVIKLLGETEDGIRTLSTFDVVSFAGAPLPEDLGDRLTAAGINLLSIYGTTETGTLMNSERDFANDKDWNWVRPTPLSKQFIKFEPQGNDTFEVVVLDGYPPKIQSNRTDNSFATKDLFKRHPQREDQYCYMGRLDDTLVHILGEKTNPVPMELCIRGNSPYVAEAIVFGAGKPQTGVLILPSELGRDSSKYTLMEEIWPVVELANAEAPSHSRILPEMVGFLPYGTHVPVATKMSILRPACYAMFKDLIESIYTRFEQGSDDTRKIEITSKEALEEYLLDTIKRAVGPSKAPKLTMDVDLFAFGVDSLQATRVRHSVQKELDLGGVILGQNVVYEHPSLKKLVEYILSLKFGTAHNATPHQVKMFTLLEKYADKLQSRKVQNAPSRPVNARVVVLTGATGSLGAHILRQLVSSCSVRKVICLSRASSHEESRERVRESLHLRKLPEPERSRWDSYAANPNAPHLGLTEKEHESIKNEVTDIIHVTFFISRPFLLRTR, encoded by the exons ATGCCAGCTATAGTGTACAAAGCCAGATCGACGACTGAGCTCATCGCTTTACGCGCTCGTGAACAGCCGGATGATCCTGCGGTCTACACCGGCATTCCAGAACCAGACGACATTATCAGACTGAGATCCATCTC CTATTCAGATCTTCTTCGAGCTGTCGACCGTCTCGCATGGCACTATTCGTTTCTCGGTCTTGGTGTACAGCTTTCATCACGGGAGTCGACGATCCCACCTCCACAAACCATCGCTTGTCTCGTCACCTCCGCTATCGACGAGACCCTACTTGAGTTTGCCCTTTGCAAACTCGGCTTAACTCCTCTTTTACTTTCTGTGAACAACTCTGTACCTGCCGTTGCGCATCTGTGCAAGCTCACGAAATCGGCGCACCTTATTTTCAGCCCCAAGTTTACCGAGGAGGCAAAGGAAGTGCAGAGTTCGTTAGCAACAGAGGGTTATGAGCTTGAGATTATTGAAGATAAACGTTTTCCATTGTGGGGCCCTGAAGGAATCGCTAGCGCAACCGTCAAGGCATTTCAGGCGCCTCTGACTCCGGAGCAGGAAGCTAATAGGCCAGCGGTTGTCTTGCATTCTTCTGGTTCG ACGGGTTTCCCTAAACCATGCTATATCACTCATTACGGGCTAATCGCCAACGTCGCTATTAACCAGAACAAGATTGGATTCAGCACTCTACCAGTATTCCACGGATACGGACACTTTGCATT ATTCCGTTGTATATATCCTGGTCGACCGATTACACTGTTCCCGCCCCATCTACCTTTGACGTCTGCCAACATTTGCGCCATTCACAAAGTATCTCCACCTGCTAGGCAATGTTTCGCCGTCCCGTATGTTATCAAG CTCCTGGGTGAAACCGAGGACGGGATCAGAACGCTCTCGACTTTCGACGTTGTCAGCTTTGCCGGCGCTCCTTTACCT GAAGATCTTGGTGATCGGCTGACTGCCGCTGGTATAAATCTTCTGAGTATATACGGTACTACCGAG ACCGGGACCCTTATGAACTCCGAAAGAGATTTTGCAAACGACAAAGACTGGAACTGGGTTCGCCCGACCCCATTAAGCAAACAGTTTATCAAGTTTGAGCCTCAAGGAAATGACACCTTTGAAGTTGTTGTCCTAGATGGCTACCCACCCAAG ATCCAATCCAACAGAACGGACAATTCGTTCGCCACAAAGGATCTGTTCAAGCGTCATCCACAACGGGAAGATCAATATTGTTATATGGGAAGATTGGATGACACCCTTGTCCATATCCTGGGCGAGAAGACAAATCCCG TCCCGATGGAATTGTGTATTCGTGGAAACAGTCCTTATGTTGCTGAAG CCATCGTTTTTGGTGCAGGAAAACCTCAAACTGGTGTTCTCATTCTACCCTCCGAGTTGGGGAGGGATTCGTCGAAGTACACGCTTATGGAGGAAATCTGGCCCGTCGTCGAGTTGGCGAACGCAGAGGCTCCATCGCATTCGAGAATTCTTCCGGAGATGGTTGGATTCCTTCC ATACGGAACTCATGTTCCTGTCGCCACCAAGATGAGTATTCTCCGGCCGGCTTGTTACGCCATGTTCAAAGATTTGATCG AGAGCATCTATACGAGATTCGAACAAGGGTCCGACGACACCAGGAAGATCGAGATTACTTCCAAGGAAGCTTTGGAGGAATATCTTCTGGACACGATCAAGAGAGCAGTCGGGCCAAGCAAGGCACCGAAGTTGACGATGGACGTCGACCTATTCGCTTTCGGAGTTGACTCCTTGCAGGCGACGAGGGTCCGTCACTCTGTTCAGAAAGAGCTGGATCTGGGAGGTGTCATCCTTGGACAGAACGTCGTTTACGAACATCCCAGtttgaagaa GTTGGTGGAATACATCTTGTCGCTGAAGTTTGGCACCGCGCATAACGCTACTCCCCACCAAGTGAAGATGTTTACTCTACTTGAGAAGTACGCCGATAAACTTCAATCGAGGAAAGTCCAAAATGCTCCTTCTCGTCCGGTCAACGCCAGAGTTGTT GTTCTCACTGGAGCCACCGGATCCCTCGGTGCCCACATCCTCCGTCAACTTGTCTCCTCCTGTTCTGTCCGCAAGGTGATATGCCTGTCTCGTGCGTCTTCTCACGAGGAATCCCGCGAGCGTGTCAGAGAATCACTTCATTTGAGAAAGCTTCCCGAACCTGAACGAAGCCGGTGGGATTCGTATGCTGCCAACCCGAATGCACCCCATCTTGGGTTAACCGAGAAAGAACATGAGTCCATTAAAAATGAGGTTACGGATATCATCCATGTAACGTTTTTTATTTCGCGTCCTTTTCTCTTACGAACTCGATAA
- a CDS encoding uncharacterized protein (MEROPS:MER0079560; antiSMASH:Cluster_4.1): MVYLIPLLSLVATVHAAATPRASTRASRDSVELLRRIPAAKSYDEVGAWARQNKLSVEAKYGMRTMNEKRSTGTNLLVNQGLDSSFYGSLAVGTPAVSYNVVLDTGSADMWLADSSSCGTSRCGGIPTFATSESSSVKDTKTPFSIVYGSGFASGRLVSDTVQMAGFSVSNQVFGLCNNVSQDLLSYPVSGLLGLAFQTIAASEATPFWEALVKDGTWDSPLMAFQLTRYANMTRGKSLEPGGSFTMGFVNSSLYTGDIDYNNIPSGQGTYWVQEMTSLTVQGNSISLPSGSQSYAAIDTGTTLIGGPPSAIASIYAQIEGSRVGTGDYEGYYLYPCKTIVDVTVAFGGRSWPISNADFQVDQASSTLCVGAFFAISGGGSAPAWIVGDTFLKNVYSVYRYNPPSVGFAQLSAYSLSLNGANDPIPTPTIGSVAATVSATSLVKGKNAAVSSHIRAESTLTVVISITTIALFLL; the protein is encoded by the exons ATGGTCTATCTAATACCACTGTTATCTCTCGTCGCCACTGTTCATGCTGCCGCAACGCCTAGGGCCTCCACTCGGGCTTCCCGGGACTCGGTTGAGCTCCTTCGTCGAATACCCGCGGCCAAGTCGTACGACGAAGTAGGTGCATGGGCACGACAGAACAAGCTGTCGGTAGAGGCCAAGTATGGCATGCGAACGATGAATGAGAAACGTAGTACCGGAACGAATTT GCTGGTCAATCAAGGTCTAGACTCAAG TTTCTATGGGTCTCTCGCTGTTGGAACGCCAGCTGTATCATATAATGTCGTTTTAGATACAGGTTCAGC TGACATGTGGTTAGCCGATTCATCGTCGTGTGGCACATCACGTTGTGGAGGAATCCCCACATTTGCTACATCGGAGTCCTCGTCCGTGAAGGATACCAAGACTCCATTCAGCATTGTCTACGGCAGTGGCTTCGCTTCTGGACGACTAGTCTCCGACACCGTCCAAATGGCTGGATTCTCCGTTTCTAATCAAGTCTTTGGTCTCTGTAACAATGTATCTCAGGATCTGCTTAGTTACCCGGTTTCGGGGTTACTGGGTCTTGCGTTCCAGACGATTGCTGCGTCTGAGGCAACTCCGTTTTGGGAAGCTTTGGTCAAGGATGGAACATGGGATTCCCCTTTGATGGCATTCCAACTTACAAG ATATGCCAATATGACTAGAGGCAAGTCGCTGGAGCCCGGTGGCTCGTTCACGATGG gtttcgtaAATTCAAGTCTGTACACTGGCGACATTGATTATAACAACATTCCCTCTGGACAAGGCACCTACTGGGTACAAGAGATGACAT CCCTTACCGTTCAGGGGAATTCGATATCCCTACCCTCTGGGTCCCAATCTTATGCAGCCATCGACACGGGCACCACTCTTATAGGCGGCCCTCCATCCGCCATTGCTTCAATTTACGCCCAGATCGAAGGTTCACGAGTAGGTACAGGAGATTATGAGGGATACTATCTTTATC cgtGTAAAACTATCGTTGATGTAACAGTCGCTTTTGGCGGTAGGAGCTGGCCCATCAGCAACGCCGATTTCCAAGTCGACCAAGCATCCAGCACGCTATGTGTCGGAGCGTTCTTCGCTATATCGGGTGGAGGTAGTGCCCCTGCTTGGATCGTTGGTGATACTTTCTTG AAAAACGTATACTCTGTTTACCGATACAACCCGCCATCAGTGGGATTCGCTCAATTGTCGGCTTATTCTCTGTCGTTGAATGGTGCTAACGATCCGATCCCTACGCCTACGATAGGATCCGTTGCAGCTACTGTATCAGCTACGAGTCTCGTCAAAGGGAAGAATGCAGCGGTATCCTCACACATACGTGCTGAGTCGACGTTGACAGTGGTGATCTCGATAACAACTATTGCTCTGTTCTTGCTGTAG